CATTCCACTTGTCGAAGGGTTCCAACAACTGCAGACGGGTCGAATTGGGATCAACAGCCACCTTAACGTTGTCGCCGCTCTGAAAggtcaacaaaataaaaccaatgTAATTGCTGTGATAATGctaacaacaagcaaaaaactTACAGTTGGTGGAGCAGTGTAGGTGTCCTGTCCGGGGTCGAAACCACGGGCGGGCAGCTCATCGCCGAAGGGAGCCTTCAACTTGAACTTCTTGCCATCGGCACCGGTGAGCTCGTCCGTCAACGGATTAAAGTCCAAACGACCGGCAATCGACAGAGCTGTGACCAGTTCGGGGCTGGTAACGAAGCAATGAGTAGCGGGATTGGCGTCATTGCGACCGGTGAAGTTACGATTGTACGAGGTGACAATGGTGTTCTTATCGCCCTTCTTCACATCCTTACGATCCCACTGACCGATGCAGGGACCACAAGCGTTGGCCAGCACAGTGCCGCCAAACTTATCGAAGACCTCAGAAATGCCATCACGTTCGATGGTGGCACGAATCTGCTCCGATCCGGGGGTGACATTGAAGGGAATCTTCGACTTCAGACCGTGGCTCATGGCATCCTTAGCAATGCTGGCACAGCGACCCATATCCTCGTACGAGGAGTTGGTGCAAGAGCCAATCAGACCAACTCTGATGTCCAATGGGTAACCGTTCTTCTTGGAGTTGGCGCCCAGTTTGCTGATGGGATGACCCAAATCGGGTGTGAAGGGACCATTGACATGGGGTTCCAGTGTAtccaaattgatttcaatcaaTTCATCGTACTCGGAGTTGCTGTCAGCAGACAGCAACTTGCTCTGGTACTTCTGTGCCTCGGCGGCAATACCGCTGCGTCCAGTCGACTTCAGGTAATCGGCCATGCGCTGGTTGAAGGGGAACAGAGATGTGGTGGCACCGATCTCAGCACCCATGTTGCAGATGGTGGCCATGCCCGTGCAAGAGATGGAGTCAACACCCTTGCCGTGATACTCAATGATGGCACCAGTGCCGCCCTTAACAGTCAGAATATCGGCCACCTTCAAGATGACGTCCTTAGGCGAAGTCCAGCCGCTAATCTTGCCAGTGAGGTTGACACCAATAACCTTGGGGCACTTCAGCTCCCAGGCGATGTCAGCCATGACGTCGACGGCATCAGCGCCGCCCACACCAATGCAAAGGCCACCAAGACCACCGCCATTGGGCGTGTGAGAGTCAGTACCGATCATCAGCAGACCGGGGAAGGCATAATTCTCCAAGATGATTTGATGGATGATGCCACTGCCTGGTTTCCAGAAGCCCAAGCCGTACTTGGCACAGGTGGATGCCAAAAAGTCGTAGACCTCACGATTCAGATCCTTGGCACGTGCCAAATCCTTGGGACCACCAATCTGTGCCTCAATCAAATGATCGCAGTGCACCGTGGATGGAACGGCGACCTTCTTCAGACCCGAAGAAATGAACTGTAGCAGAGCCATCTGAGCAGTGGCGTCCTGCATAGCCACACGATCGGGACGCAGACGCAGATAGGATGTGCCGCGCACAATATCCTGATTGGCTGGATCATCCAAATGGGAATAAAGAACCTTCTCGGACAGTGTCAGAGGGCGGTTAAGGCGGCTTTTCACGATGTCGAGACGCTTGCTCAGCTTATCGTAGGGCAGATAGACGTCCGAATCGAATTTGGACAACGCCACCTTGGAGGCGGTGTAGCAGGAAGCATGGAACTGACGCACCATGGGATCCACGACATTTTTGCCCAGTTTGCACACCTGAAAAAGAGTTTAATCAATTAGTAatcttaaaaaagaaatatagaTAAACAATGCTGGTGGCTGGGTCGAATACCCACGCTAAAAGTCAACAAACTTTGCGCAACAACATTTAAACAGCTGTTTGCTGGTTTTAGCACTAACATACTATGTTAACTTGATGTTACTTATCAGCGCGAATGCACATACAATACATTTCATAATAAATCACAGTTCAATCATTTGGCCATCGCTAATTTTATAGTTAAACCTTGTGATTGCTTAGACAACAATAAATCACTTGATTAACACATCATGTACACTTATATAgtattaattgatttgattgataTGCGATAAGATTGCACATTGGGAGCAGGGCAAACTGTCGTTAATCAATGGAGCAAAAGCATGCATAAAGTAGTATATGCAGATTGTAGGACAGCAGCGCAGTATAACAGTATTACACCTCGTGATCAACAGCGGTTTTGAAAcataacaacaatagcaaaataaaaatgaattacgTCAAGGGGTCAATTAACTCGTTGCAATTGCGTGGCAAACAACTCAAGCCCcttaaagatatttttaaagttactaacaaacaacaacatatttCATCGCACAAGTGGAAAAATACGTGTTACACTTGAAGAGCATgcgaatattttatataagagtattattaattaagcgCATTATCAAAGTGTCACAAGATAAGAACAAATAAACGACAAAGATATATGGCTGCCTAGATTCTTAGTAGCTTCGTTAAATAACGAGATgcttatgtaaatatttaaatagcacGTTGTACATTTTGTAGCAATTGTTGTTATATTCTTTTTGCAGGCTATTATTATTCcaaacaaacagcaagcaCTTGTTTCACTactaatttcaataataaaaataaaagcactAGAACAAACTCGGTTAGGTAACAACTTTTCGATTCGTCTTTTTTAGGTTAGAAAAGCGCATCgcgaaaattccaaaaattacAGTTGGGAAATGGTCCTACCCATTTGTATATggaaatttaacattttgcaaCTACACACACTGAATTAATATGTTGTTATTGGAGTTAAGTTGCGTtatcagcaaataaaatttgttcttCTATATGTATCATATGTGAGTCTGCCTGTCTGTTATACgtatatgaatgtgtgtgtaggtggATGCACTGACTCCCGCTGgtaatttagttattatttagCATGGCATCACGTACCTGTGCCTGTGCGTTTATTAATCTCACTGCCATATTTACGcgttttttattgcaatattttaactttgtatGAAACTTTTATTAAACTATCACCAAGTCGTACATCAAAATTTTCAGCCCTCTCAGCCGGAAGATTTTAACACAGACTGAGCGCAAATCGCTGAACGCTGCTGCTTAAGCGGTGAGGGTGATTTCGTATCAGTGATGCGCAGCATTGTCGCTGTGAATGGCAACATGTGATAAGATGAAAATCAATCACTACATTTTACTACATTCAATAAAAGCTTTATTAGTTCAAGAAATCAAGTTTAAAATACCGTTAGAATTATCTAAAGTGATATTTAATTGGGAAAAACATTGAATATATTATCACAGTGACGTGTCTGCACGTTCACACTGTCATTCAGAACTAAGCGATGTGGAATCGAGCTATCGATAACAAGAAACGTTGTTTGACAACACTGCGCAACTGTTTTGTTTGCATAGGAGATGGGCGGGCGCAACCATTTGTCACAACTGTGCGAATAATAGATCAGTTTTTTCAGTAAAACCCATCGGAAACTAAATAGAAATGCACAGTTGTTTAGCTGTTTTCACCTTAAGCTATGTCGGATCGTCGTCAACGTGGTTGCATCATGCCAGACACTGCCGTGGATTATCAGGCAGTGCCGTTACATTCAGCCGACGCAACGGAAATTCTCcatgcaaattcaaatgcaacaacaacgaatgcAGCATGTTGCAGACATCCGATGGCAGCAGCTGGGAATGAGGAACGCGCCCTATGCTGTGGACATGGCTACATTATACCAGTGCTAATACTTTTTGTGCTCGTGCTCATTGTCCTTCTGTTGCCTTGGGAGACGCTAAATCGCATGCCAGAGGAAAACACCCCCGTCGAACTTCCGTTGCCTTGTCAACTGCAATTGGTGGAAACGCTGCCACTGGGTCTCAACTATACTCCCGATAGTCCAAAATTCCTCAGCACATTCGAGGCGTGGCAACTACTTCTAAACACGGCAAAGGCTACCGTTGACATTGCTGCACCATTTTGGACGCTGCGAGGCCTGGACTTTAACGATTCCAGCACTCAACCGGGCGAAGAGCTCTTTCAGCGTTTGCTCTCGAACGGAGATGCAGGCAAGCCAAGGTTACGCATACGTATTGCGTTGAACAAAAGTGCAGATAGCTTTTGGCATGCGGATGCTCGCATCTTTGGCAACTATGGCGCTGCTCAAGTGGTGGCCATCAGATTGCCCGACGAAGGAGCGCTGCATTCGAAGCTCTGGATTGTGGATGACCAGCACTTTTATTTGGGCAGTGCCAACATGGATTGGCGCTCACTGACACATGTCAAAGAGCTGGGAGTGCTTGCCCAGAATTGTCCACAGTTGACGCGCGACTTATCCAAGATCTTCAAGGCCTATTGGCAGATTGGAAGCGCAAAAGATGCATCCATTCCCAGCCAATGGTCATGGCACTATCACACCAATTACAATCTCCGCCGTCCCATGTTGATACGTGGCAATCGCAACTATACAATGAGTGCATTCATATCCAGCTCGCCACCTTTGCTTACCGCCCAGGGACGCACTCCTGATTTGGATGCCATATTACATTTTATCGAATCGGCCAATGAGTTCATCTACATTGCTGTCATGGACTATTATCCGTTGATAGTTTATAGTACGCATGTCCAGTATTGGCCACCGATTGATAATGCGCTGCGCAAAGCAGCCGTGGAGCGGGGTGTGGCGGTCAAGCTGCTGGTTTCGTGGTGGAAGCACTCGGATCCCAACGAGGACAACTATCTGCGCTCGCTGCAGGAGTTGTCCACCTCCAACAACCACCAAGTagatatacaaattgtaaGTACTActaaagttttttttcgcaCACTTccataatattattattgtttacaaattgtatGATAAATCTAATACTCACATTAttgatgtacatatatatatatatatatatatatatatatataatacctTACAGCGCCGTTTTGTAGTGCCTTCCGATGAGCAGCAATTGAAAATACCCTTCGGCCGGGTTAATCACAACGCCTATATGGTCACCGAACGTATTGCCTATATTGGCACCTCTAATTGGTCTGGTGAATACTTCACACACACGGCTGGCGTTGGTCTCGTGTTGTCCGATGTggattttgaaaataatacacaGCAAACGCTACGCTCGGATCTTTTTAATGTCTTCGAACGAGATTGGCACAGTCCATACGCTGTGCCCTTGAAACACAATTTACAGCtttgaatttgtaaatttttccCGCTTTCATTTTGTCACACCATTCACTCTCTGTTGTTATCGTTTTACAACACTGTCTCGCGCGCACAGCTGTCGAATGTCATAATAAAAGTTCGATTTTAAcctcaaataaaaataaataaacattaaaattattatggcGAATAAGCCGACGCGTGATCTTTTGGGCATTAtttggcaaaacttttggaAATCGCTGCGTCCACGACAATTTCGCGGCAATCTCATTGGCGAGGATTACTTTGGCAACAAGTACTATGAGATTCCAGCAAATCCAGCGATTGGCAAACGCAAACCATCTCGTTATTTCGAGCCAGCTGACAAGGAGGCATTCGATCAAGAATTGACGGCCGAATGGGAGGCATGGCTTCGTGGACGTCGCGAGGAACCTCCAACGCGTGAGGAACTGGTGAAGAATCTGCAAATCATGGAGATGAAGAAACAGAATGCCGCCCAGCTGGACGCGCACTACGCCAAGGGCAAAGATGCGGGTGCGCTGCCTAAGCAGGTGGAGGGCGATACCATTGGCACGTTTCCCAAGTACAAAGATTACGATCTGATACCAGGGAAGCATAgcattaagaaataaatacatatgttattgtttgtgattttttgcttgaattaatttgtaaataatctGGCACCATAATGGGCATAAGTTATGTTATAAACAATTACATGGTAATGATTATATTTGGATATTAGTTTTCCTCAACTATAATGATTTGTTTTAAgagtataatttaataaattattgattattgttgagcaaaaacaaaataaaacccaAGAACAAATTTTTACGCAAAAGTTACGAttcgaaatacaaaaaattgtgcGTTAAGCTGCACACAGAAGTCGTAATGTATTGTATTTCATAAACTATGATCTAAAATTtcttgaaattattaaaattatcgTTGAAGAGAAATTCTAAAACATCGATGATTATTTCGGTTTAAGTCTATTatgatttctttattaaaaaatcaaatcattttcGATTCCTGGTAAATCTACGTATTGCTAGTTTATGTGGTTATACTAGAATAACATCAGTGTGTTCACCAAtcatccaaatccaaatcctTAACAATATCCACAGCAGTTGCAGCTTCATCGTAATCATCACCTGCCTCCTCGACAGCAGATTCTTGCGACTTTTCGCTCTTGCGCTTCTTTTTGTCCTCCTTACGTTTGGGTTGTTTCGGCTGTGGTTGcacctcctcctcttcctcgtcgtcatcatcttTGGGTATATCCATTGCCTCATCTTCAGAGTCTGATGGGAACAACTCCACTTCGCCCTGTTCGTTGCGCACTGGCACACCAGACTTAGCCGCCGGTTTCTTCAGCTTGGGTATATCGTAGTCTGCATTAATATCATCTGTTTGTGCCGCCTGGCGTCGCTTCTTGGTCTCGTGTGTCTTCAGCCAGCTTGCATAGTAGATATCCAATGGGGTGCGTTTGTTGCGCACCTGTTGCTCCCAGGCCTGCACCGCTTGCGCGTTCTTCAGATCAAAGTTGACACTGCtcttgctgcgctgctgctcaATGAAACGACTGCTCTCCTGAATCTTGTCCAGCAGTTGCTTCAGCTTCCGCGTGTAGTTGGCATTACGGCACTCCTTGAGATACGCTTTGAGAGCCACCACAACTGGCACCACAAGATCGCTGAAAGCCAAGGTGGCAGACTCGTGAGCTAGATATTCCAACAGCAGGCCACACACTTGCTCCACAACTTCATCCCGAAAACCATTCTCCGCTAGCTGTG
This window of the Drosophila albomicans strain 15112-1751.03 chromosome 2L, ASM965048v2, whole genome shotgun sequence genome carries:
- the LOC117564439 gene encoding NADH dehydrogenase [ubiquinone] 1 alpha subcomplex assembly factor 2, giving the protein MANKPTRDLLGIIWQNFWKSLRPRQFRGNLIGEDYFGNKYYEIPANPAIGKRKPSRYFEPADKEAFDQELTAEWEAWLRGRREEPPTREELVKNLQIMEMKKQNAAQLDAHYAKGKDAGALPKQVEGDTIGTFPKYKDYDLIPGKHSIKK
- the LOC117564438 gene encoding 5'-3' exonuclease PLD3 codes for the protein MSDRRQRGCIMPDTAVDYQAVPLHSADATEILHANSNATTTNAACCRHPMAAAGNEERALCCGHGYIIPVLILFVLVLIVLLLPWETLNRMPEENTPVELPLPCQLQLVETLPLGLNYTPDSPKFLSTFEAWQLLLNTAKATVDIAAPFWTLRGLDFNDSSTQPGEELFQRLLSNGDAGKPRLRIRIALNKSADSFWHADARIFGNYGAAQVVAIRLPDEGALHSKLWIVDDQHFYLGSANMDWRSLTHVKELGVLAQNCPQLTRDLSKIFKAYWQIGSAKDASIPSQWSWHYHTNYNLRRPMLIRGNRNYTMSAFISSSPPLLTAQGRTPDLDAILHFIESANEFIYIAVMDYYPLIVYSTHVQYWPPIDNALRKAAVERGVAVKLLVSWWKHSDPNEDNYLRSLQELSTSNNHQVDIQIRRFVVPSDEQQLKIPFGRVNHNAYMVTERIAYIGTSNWSGEYFTHTAGVGLVLSDVDFENNTQQTLRSDLFNVFERDWHSPYAVPLKHNLQL
- the LOC117564067 gene encoding probable aconitate hydratase, mitochondrial, coding for MAVRLINAQAQVCKLGKNVVDPMVRQFHASCYTASKVALSKFDSDVYLPYDKLSKRLDIVKSRLNRPLTLSEKVLYSHLDDPANQDIVRGTSYLRLRPDRVAMQDATAQMALLQFISSGLKKVAVPSTVHCDHLIEAQIGGPKDLARAKDLNREVYDFLASTCAKYGLGFWKPGSGIIHQIILENYAFPGLLMIGTDSHTPNGGGLGGLCIGVGGADAVDVMADIAWELKCPKVIGVNLTGKISGWTSPKDVILKVADILTVKGGTGAIIEYHGKGVDSISCTGMATICNMGAEIGATTSLFPFNQRMADYLKSTGRSGIAAEAQKYQSKLLSADSNSEYDELIEINLDTLEPHVNGPFTPDLGHPISKLGANSKKNGYPLDIRVGLIGSCTNSSYEDMGRCASIAKDAMSHGLKSKIPFNVTPGSEQIRATIERDGISEVFDKFGGTVLANACGPCIGQWDRKDVKKGDKNTIVTSYNRNFTGRNDANPATHCFVTSPELVTALSIAGRLDFNPLTDELTGADGKKFKLKAPFGDELPARGFDPGQDTYTAPPTSGDNVKVAVDPNSTRLQLLEPFDKWNGKDLTDLTVLIKVKGKCTTDHISAAGPWLKFRGHLDNISNNMFIGATNSENNEMNNIKNQRTGGWGNVPEVARDYKANNIKWVAVGDENYGEGSSREHAALEPRHLGGRAIIVKSFARIHETNLKKQGLLPLTFANAADYDKIQPTSKISLLNLNGLAPGKQVECEIKNGDKVEKIKLNHTLNDLQIGWFKAGSALNRMKELAK